In a single window of the Gossypium hirsutum isolate 1008001.06 chromosome D02, Gossypium_hirsutum_v2.1, whole genome shotgun sequence genome:
- the LOC107910359 gene encoding putative wall-associated receptor kinase-like 16, translated as MATLALVRILQLILFSCLLAAGESMASQALPGCKDECGNMSIPYPFGMTPGCYLNESFLITCNTSVSPHRPQLINGNIEVTNITLEGQVEILHYVAKDCYYRNGTTEDWFYPWLRAAMFTISNRNKFIAVGCDTRAQIWAKREHDNSTYFTGCMAYCEKADALHLNGSCSGVGCCQVSIPSGLKNLNMSVVSYYNHTRVWDFNPCSYAFVVDENKFSFSDKSFGELAHKESLPMALDWAIGNEPCNVSEHKPDYACKQNSICYNPENRSGYLCKCKDGYNGNPYHPHGCEDIDECKDSSLHNCISERNCINTPGTYKCFCTKGFNGDGKKDRKGCMRNQANVIKISIVIGLCVLVVIVGSSWLFFINKKRKLLNMKKKFFKQNGGLLLQQELHEQRVSTETVKIFTAEALKNATKNYDESQIIGKGGFGTVYKGILKNGTEVAIKKSKVVDQSQIKQFINEVIILTQINHRNVVKLLGCCLETEVPLLVYEFVSNGTLSEHIHCEDKASSISWGIRLRIATESAQVLSYLHSAASIPIIHRDVKPTNILLDDNYTAKVSDFGASRLVPMDQTQLSTMVQGTLGYLDPEYLCTAQLTEKSDVYSFGVVLVELLTGKTAYSFEGPEEERNLVNHFVLWLKNDRLFEILDDKVAKEGAVKQIKEVAKLAKKCLNVKGEERPSMKEVAQVLEDVRRLRCDHPWAEVAVNLEETEFLLGET; from the exons ATGGCAACGCTGGCTCTGGTTAGAATTTTACAATTGATACTTTTCAGCTGTTTGCTTGCAGCAGGAGAGTCGATGGCTTCTCAAGCCTTGCCAGGTTGTAAAGACGAGTGTGGAAACATGAGCATTCCGTATCCTTTCGGCATGACTCCAGGGTGTTACTTGAACGAGAGCTTTCTAATCACTTGCAACACGTCTGTCAGCCCCCATCGACCACAATTGATAAATGGTAACATAGAAGTCACTAACATAACACTTGAAGGTCAGGTGGAAATCTTGCATTATGTAGCTAAGGATTGTTACTACCGCAACGGAACAACTGAGGACTGGTTTTACCCTTGGCTTCGGGCGGCCATGTTTACCATCTCAAATAGAAACAAGTTCATTGCCGTTGGTTGCGACACAAGGGCGCAAATTTGGGCTAAACGTGAGCATGACAATAGTACATATTTTACCGGCTGCATGGCATATTGCGAGAAAGCGGACGCTCTCCACCTTAATGGTTCTTGCTCAGGTGTAGGATGTTGCCAAGTCTCCATTCCTAGTGGACTTAAGAATCTTAACATGTCAGTAGTAAGCTACTACAACCATACACGTGTATGGGACTTCAATCCTTGTAGCTACGCCTTTGTTGTAGACGAGAACAAGTTCAGTTTCAGCGATAAAAGTTTTGGTGAGTTAGCGCATAAAGAATCTCTTCCCATGGCGCTCGACTGGGCGATTGGAAATGAACCTTGCAATGTATCTGAGCATAAACCTGATTATGCTTGTAAACAAAATAGCATCTGCTACAACCCTGAAAACAGGTCCGGTTATCTCTGCAAGTGCAAGGATGGATACAATGGAAACCCATATCATCCCCATGGTTGCGAAG ATATTGATGAGTGCAAAGATTCGAGCCTACACAATTGTATTTCTGAAAGGAATTGTATTAATACGCCTGGAACTTATAAATGTTTTTGCACAAAAGGCTTTAATGGGGATGGCAAAAAAGATCGAAAGGGCTGTATGCGAAATCAAGCAAATGTCATAAAAATCTCTATTG TTATTGGCTTATGTGTGCTGGTTGTTATTGTGGGTTCTTCATGGTTGTTCTTCATAAACAAGAAAAGAAAGCTACTCAACATGAAAAAGAAGTTCTTTAAGCAAAATGGTGGCTTACTGTTACAGCAAGAGCTACATGAACAACGAGTATCAACAGAAACCGTTAAGATTTTCACTGCAGAAGCGCTTAAGAATGCAACCAAAAACTATGATGAGAGCCAAATTATTGGAAAGGGAGGGTTCGGCACTGTTTACAAAGGTATCCTGAAGAATGGCACTGAGGTAGCTATCAAGAAATCCAAAGTTGTTGATCAAAGCCAAATTAAGCAGTTCATCAATGAGGTTATTATTCTCACCCAAATAAACCATAGAAATGTGGTCAAGCTTTTAGGTTGTTGCTTGGAGACTGAGGTACCCTTGTTGGTTTATGAATTTGTTTCCAATGGCACCTTATCCGAGCACATCCACTGTGAAGACAAAGCTTCTTCGATTTCTTGGGGAATTCGGTTAAGGATAGCTACGGAATCAGCGCAAGTGTTGTCATATTTGCACTCTGCAGCTTCTATACCAATCATTCATAGAGATGTGAAGCCTACAAACATCCTCCTGGACGACAATTATACTGCAAAGGTTTCGGATTTCGGAGCTTCACGATTAGTTCCGATGGATCAAACTCAGTTATCAACGATGGTGCAAGGAACTCTTGGATATTTAGACCCTGAATACTTGTGTACAGCGCAACTGACAGAAAAAAGCGATGTCTACAGCTTTGGTGTAGTCCTAGTTGAGCTGCTAACGGGAAAAACTGCGTATTCTTTTGAAGGGCctgaagaagaaagaaacttaGTGAACCATTTTGTTCTATGGTTGAAAAATGATCGGTTGTTTGAGATTCTAGATGATAAAGTGGCGAAAGAAGGAGCGGTTAAGCAGATTAAAGAAGTAGCTAAACTAGCAAAGAAATGTTTAAACGTAAAAGGAGAAGAGAGGCCTTCAATGAAGGAAGTTGCACAAGTGCTTGAGGATGTAAGAAGACTCAGGTGCGATCATCCATGGGCTGAAGTTGCTGTTAATTTGGAGGAAACAGAGTTTCTGCTTGGAGAAACATAG